One Streptomonospora salina genomic window, CGACTCCGACACCCGCCCGAGCACCGACATGCTGCTGCCGCTGAACCCCACGAGCTTCACCCAGCCCGCGCCCGGCACGGCCCACCTGCCCAACGGCGCGACCGAACCGTGCTGCGACGCCCTCGACGTCGGCCACAACATCACGCGGGCCGGCGCCCAGCAGTTCATCCGCATGCCCGACATCTATCCCGACTTCCCTTACCAGTGGCAGGGCTGGAGCGACTGGGAGCAGAAGGTCACCACGATGGTCCAGGACCGCCTGGCCGCGACCGAAACCACCAACATCCGCGGCTGGGAGCTGTGGAACGAACCCGGATGGACCTGGGACACCGAGGCGGCCGGCTCCTTCCACGACGGATGGACCCGCACCTACGACCTCGTGCGGTCCCTCGACGAGGTCACCCCCATCGTCGGTCCGAGCTGGTCCTACTACGAGCACGACCGCATGCTCGACTTCATGCGCCACGCCCGCGACACCGGCACACTGCCCGACGTGATCGTATGGCACGAACTCGGCGACGCTGACTGGGACTCCTTCGGCGACCACGTCGCCGACTACCGCGCGATCGAGCGGCAGTTGGGCATCGACCCGCGCCCGATCGCGATCAACGAGTACAACAGCGAGAACGAGATGGACATCCCCAGCGTCGCCGTCCACTGGATCAGCGTGCTGGAGCGCCACGGCGCGCGCGAGGCGCACCGCGCGTTCTGGAACGAGGCCGGCACGTTCGACGGGCTGTTCACCCTGGAGGGCCGGCCGACCGCCTCCTACTGGGCCTACCGCTGGTACGGGGAGATGACCGGCAACATCGTCGAGACGACGCCCCAGAGCTGGATCGACGGCGTCGCCTCCTACGATTCGAGCAGGCAGATCGTCACCACGGTGTTCGGCGGCGACTGGGGCGACAACACCGTCCGGGTCGAGGGGCTCGGCGCGCTGGGCCCGCGGGTCGACGTGCAGGTCCGCTACACCCCGGGCTCGGGCCGGCACACCCACGTGCCCGAGCCCAGCGTCGTGACCGACTCGACGATGCAGGTCGACAACGGTTCGATCAGCGTCCCCGTCGAGGACATGAACGCCGAGGGCGCCTACCAGCTCCTGGTCACCCCCGAGGGGGGACCGGCGACGTCCTGGCAGCGGGTCTACGAGGCCGAGAACGCGACCGTCGTCAACGCCGAGACCCTGTCCTCGGGCGAGGCCTCGAACGGGTACTACGTCGGCCGGATCGACGGTGACGCCGACATGCGGTCGGACTCCTTCGTCGACTTCACCGTCAACGTCCCCGAGAGCCGCGACTACACGATGTCCATCGCCTACGCCAACGGCACGGGGGAGACCGCGACCCACGGCCTGGCCTACAACGGCGGTGCGTGGTCCGCGGTCTCCTACGAGCCGACCGCGGGCTGGGGCCGCTTCTCCACCACGGACGTGACCGTCTCGCTGGAGGCCGGGTACAACGTCATCCGGCTGGCGAAGGGCTCACCGAACTTCGACGGCGGCACCGGCTACGCCGAACTGGACCGCATCACGCTGTCGTAACCGCCTCCGCCGCCGAGGGGCCGGGCCCGTGCGGCGGATTCTCGGGATCGTTGCAACACGTGAGGTCAGTTGCTCGCTTCGAGCAGCTTAGCCAGACGCTCGGCTGGGGTGTCCCAGCCGAGCGTCTTGCGTGGGCGCCCGTTGAGCTGCACGGCCACCGCCCGATCGGCGACCTCGGGCGGGCGTTGGCTGATCATCACCGTCGGTGCGGAAAAGCGTGGCTGGCGCTGCTGGGCCTGGCGGCGGGGTTTGCGCCGAGTGCGGCCCGAGCGCAGCGCCCCGGCGCTGTGCCCCGCGGCCCTGGACGTAGAGGGCCTGGTAGATCGTCTCGTGGCACGCGTGCAGCTCCGGACGGTCGGGCAGGTCCCGTTTGAGCCTACGGCTGATCTGCTCGGGGCTCCACCGCTCATCCAGCAGCTCCTGGACGCGGACACGCAGTTCGTGACTCAGCACGATCTTGGAGGGTTTGGAGCGTGCCATGCGGGCCTCGGCGCGTGCCTGGGCGGCGTGGGGGGCGGTAGTAGTGCCGGCCGCGCGGGTCCACAGTGGCGTTGCGGTTGATCTCCCGGCTGATGGTGGAGGGGAACCCAGGCCGCGGGTTCCGGCCCCTCCGGCGGCCGGTAGCGCGTCGAAGGGACCCTGTCCGGCCGGTCGCAAGGCTGCCGGCGGACGGAGCCGGCGGGAACGGGGCGCTCACACCCCCGACACGTCCACCACCGCGGACTTGTCCAAGCTGATGAAGCCCCGCAGCTCCAGCCGGTCCAGCGGGCACGTCGAATACCGGCTCTCCCCCGACCTTGTTCCCGGGGTTGATCTCGTTCAGGAACGACTCGGAGTCTGCCGTGATCTCCGCGGCCGTGTCCGTCGAGTACTGCTTGTCGTCCACGTCCACCAGGGTCTGCGAAGAGGAGCTGAAGAGGCCCGGAGTCGTCCGAGACCTCCATGACGCCGGTCTCCACGTCGGTGGCGGTGAACGCGAACGCCCCGGATTCGACGGTGTCGCCGATGGCCGCCGGCCGATCTCCCCGGTCGGCCTGGGCCGCCCGGCGGAGGAGGGTTTCCGCAACTCATGGCGCGCCTCGTGCTCGTCGGTGTTGAATACACCAAGGGTTGAGTATTGACTGAAAGTGTTGTCAATGTGCGAGGCTTGCGCCCGCTGCCCCGCCACGGCAGGCGGCCGGCGCCGATTGTCCAGTCGCAGGGGTCGCGACCTGCGGTTGCGTGTGGTTCCGGTGCCTCATTCGCGGTGGAGCCGAGGGACCGCGCCGGCGGGCAGCGCGGCGAAGTCCGGCAGGCCGCGCAGCGCCGCTTCCGCGCCGCCGGGGTTGTAGACCGCGATCAACCGCATCGGGGTCCAGCCGGTGTTCACGGTGCTGTGGAATACGCCCCGCGGCACGTAGACCACGTCGCCGGCGGAGATATCGAAGGGATCGGCGTCGTCCAGCATCTGCCGACCCGTCCCGGACAGCACGTAGAGCACTTCTTCCGCGTCGGGGTGGTTGTGCCGGTCGTGGCCGCGACCGGGGTTGAGCACCACTTCGCCGAACGTCAGCCCGGCCTCGGGGGTGTCGGTGTCCGGCTGGACGTACCACTTCGCCGAACCCCAGTCGAAGGTCATGGTCTCCCGGCTGTGCGGGTCGACCGCTGCGAGTCGCACCTCGTGGTCTCCTGTTCCGTCGCTGTGCACCCGGCTCGCCGGCCGGCCCGGTCCTGTCCGCCGGTTCAGCCCGCTGCGGGCCGCAGGCGCTTGAAGCGGCGCATGGTCTCGGTCATGGCGGTCTCGGTGGGAAGCCGCTCCATGCTGGAGGCGCCGAAGAAACCGGACACCCCGCGGGTTTCGGCCAGTACGCGGCCGGCGTCCTCGGGCTCGGCGATCGGCCCCCCGTGGCACAGCACGATCACCTCGGGCGAGGCACCGCGGGCGGCGTCGGCGATCTCCTGCACCCGCTGCGCCGACTCCTCCAGCGTGAGCGCGGTGCGGGCGCCGATCGTGCCCGACGTCGTCAGCCCCATGTGGGCCACCACGACGTCGGCGCCGGCTTCGGCCATGCTGCGGGCCTGGTCGGTGTCGAAGACGTAGGGGGCGGTCAGCAGGTCCAGCTCCCGCGCCTGGCGGACCATCTCCACTTCGAGGCCGAACCCCATCCCGGTCTCCTCCAGGTTCTCCCGGAAGGTGCCGTCGACGAGGCCGACCGTGGGGAAGTTCTGCACCCCGGCGAACCCCAGCGACTTCAGCTCCGCGAGGAAGACCTCCATCCGCCGGAACGGGTCGGTTCCGCACACCCCCGCCAGCACCGGGGTGTCGCGCACCACCGGAAGCACCTCGCGGGCCATGTCCACCACGATCGCGTTGGCGTCGCCATAGGGCATCAGCCCGGCCAGCGATCCGCGCCCGGCCATGCGGTACCGCCCCGAGTTGTAGATGATGATCAGGTCGCTGCCCCCGGCCTCGGCGCACTTCGCCGACAGCCCGGTGCCCGCGCCGGCGCCGATCACGGTCTCGCCCGCCCCGGATACGCGGTGCAGCCGGGCGAGTGCGTGGTCACGGTTCACTGGTGGCGCTCCTGCAGGAGTTCGGTCAGGCGGTCGGTCATCGCCGCGGCGAACCGCGGGTCGTTGACGTGGGTGTCGAGTTCGTGCAGCTCCACCCGGGCCGGGTCGACGCGTTCGCGCAGCGCGGCGAACAGCGCCTCGTCGGCACCGGGATCGTAGAACGGCCCGCCGGGGACCGACAGCGCGGACACTCCGCCCAGCGGCAGGAACAGCGAGACCGGACCGGCAGCCCCGTTCAGCCGGTCCGCGACGCGCCGGCCGATCTCGGCGCACTCCGCGGCCGTGGTGCGCATCAGGGTGACGTTGGCGTTGTGGTGGTAGAACAGCCGATCGGAGAATCCGGGCGGAACCGTCTCCGGAGCGGCGAAGTTCACCATGTCCACCGCTCCCACCGAGACCGCCTGGGGCAGGCCGAGGCGGCCGGCCGCGCGCAGCCGGTCCGCGCCGGCGCTCATGACCCCGCCGACGAGTTCGTCGGCCAGTTCGGTGGTGGTGATGTCGGCGATCCCGGCGAGGTAGCCGTCGGCGGCCAGCGCCTCCAGCGACTGCCCGCCGGTGCCGGTGGCGTGGAACACCAGAACCTCGAACCCGGCGTGCTCGAGGTTTTCGCGTGCCGCGGTGACGCTGGGCGTGGTGACCCCGAACATGCTGGTGCCCACCAGCGGCCGGGGTGCGGCCTCGGGTTCGGGGACGGGGGCGCCGGCCATACCCGCGGCCGCCGCAGCGGCGTTGCCGAGGATGCGTGCGGAGAAGCGGTTGATGCCGGAGATGTCGACGACCGAGTACATCATCGCCACGTCCCGCGCCCCCATGTAGGGGCGGGTGTCGCCCGAGGCCACCGTGGAGACGATGAGCTTGGGCGTGCCGATCGGCAGCGCGGCCATCGCCTCGGCGGCGATCGCGGTGCCTCCGGAACCGCCCACCGCCAGCGCCGCTTGGACCCGGCCCCGTTCGGACAGCCCGCGCAAGGTGGTCGCCGCGCCTTCGGCCATGCGCGCCACGGCCGCGCCGCGGTCGGCGTCCTCGCGCAGCGCATCGACCGCGGCGCCTGCGGCCCGGGCCACCTCGGCGGCGGCGATGTCGGGAACCGCCCCCGCAGGCGGGAACACCCCGCAGTCGATCAGCAGGGGCGTGCATCCGGCCGCGGCGATGCGCGCGCGGAGAAAGTCGTACTCCGCCCCTTTGGTGTCCAACGTGCCGAGTAGCGCGACCGTCGGCGCCATGGCCCAACTCCTCGACTCCGGGAACGGCTCCAGCCCTTGGACGCTAGACCGGCCCGTCGCGGCGCGTCAATGCCGCACTGCGGAGTGTGGAGGACGGCCTCGTGCGGGCCGCAGCCCCCGTCCGCGCCGCCCGCCACGGGTGCCCCGGACGCGGCGGCACCGGCACCGCCGCTCGGGGCCCGACCGCGGCGTCGTCGGTGCGCGGCCAGGAGGATCGGCTCGTGCACCGTCGGCGGTTCAGCCCACGGCGGCACCGGCGCTGGCCAGCAGCCGCAGTCGCTCGTCGCTGACCGACCCCGGAGCGGCGGTGTAGGTCAGCAGGATCTGGTCCCGGGCGTCGGGCAGCGGCATCTTCTCGAAGTACAGCTCCAACTCGCCCGCCGCCGGGTGGCCGAGCCGGTGCGAGCCGTGCAGGTGTTCGCGGACCTCGCGGGCCTCCCACAGCTCCCGGAACCGCGGGCTGTCGCGCCGCAGATCCGCGATCACCCGGCACAGCCGCAGGTCCTGGGGACAGCGGCCGGAATCGGAGCGCAGCTTGGCGGCCACATCGTGGCGCATGCCCTCCGGATCCAGGTGGAGGCCGGCCTCGTGCGGGTGCAGGAAAACCAGGCGGGCGATGTTGAGCTCTTCCGGCGGTACCGCGCCGATCCCGGGCCACAACCGTTCGGCCATCCGGTTCCAGGCGAGCAGGTCCATCCCGCGGCCCAGCACCAGTGCGGGAACCGCCTCCATCGTGTCGATCAGGAACCGGACTTCGCGGCGCACGCTCTGGCGCGGCATCTCCGGCTCTTCACCGGCCTGCGCGCTGCAGGGAGCGCCCCGCGGCCGCCGGGCACGCCGGTCGGCGACGTTGCGCAGGTAGACCCGTTCGGATTCGGAGAGCTGCAGCGCCCCGGCGAGCACGTCCAGCACCTCGGCGGACACCGCCCCGCCGCGCCCCTGCTCGATGCGGGTGTAGTAGTCGACGCTGACCCCGGCGAGCCGGGCGACCTCCTCGCGGCGCAGGCCGGGGACCCGCCGCCGGCTGCCGCCGTCGGGCAGGCCAGCGTCCTCCGGCGAGAGCGCATCGCGGTGGGCCTTGAGAAACAAGCCGATCTCGGCCTCGGCGCGCACCATCATGGGCCAAGTATGCAGCATGGCCCCGGCGGACCCGGGCTGAACCGGGCCTGGATCCGTCCCGCCGAGGCGGCCAGCATGGACCCCGGAGAACACACGGCACGGCCACAGAAGGACATGAGTCATATGCAGCGGCGCATTCTCGGGGGAACCGGCATCTCGGTCAGCGAATTCACGCTCGGCGCGATGATGCTGGGAGCCTGGGGCAACCCGGACCACGACGACTCCATCCGCATGGTGCACACCGCGCTGGACGCCGGGATCAACATCATCGACACCGCCGACATGTACTCCGACGGCGAGTCCGAGGAGATCGTGGGCAAGGCGCTCAAGGGCCGCCGGGACGACGTGGTGCTGGCCACGAAGTTCCACAACCCGATGGGCCCCGACGCCAACCACCGGGGCAACTCCCGGCGGTGGATCGTGCGCGCGGTCGAGGACAGCCTGCGGCGGCTGGGCACCGAGTGGATCGACCTCTACCAGGTTCACCGCCCGGACCCCGACACCGACATCGACGAGACCCTGTCGGCGCTGTCGGACCTGGTGCGCGCCGGCAAGGTCCGGGCACTGGGAACGTCGGCCTTCCCCGCGACCGAGATGGTGGAGGCCCAGTGGACCGCCGACCGGCGCGGACACCTGCGCCCGCGCAGCGAGCAGCCGCCCTACTCCGTCCTGGCGCGGGGGATCGAATCCGAGGTGCTGCCCACCGCCCAGCGCTACGGCGTGGGCGTCCTCACGTGGAGCCCGCTCAGCGCGGGCTGGCTGTCGGGCAAGTACGGCGGCGACCGGGGAACCGACCCGTCCCAGGCGCATCGCAGCGCCTTCCTGCCGGACATGTTCGACGTGAACCGGCCGGGCAACGCCGCGAAACTGGCGGCGGTGACCGAACTGGCGAAGGTGGCCTCGGACGCCGGCGTCACTCTGCCGCAACTGGCCACGGCCTTCGTGCGCCGCCACCCCGCGGTGACCTCGGTGATCATCGGGCCGCGCACGCACGATCAGCTCACCGGCCTGCTCGACGGCGCCGATGTAGGGCTGGACGACGACGTGATGGACCGGATCGACGAGATCGTTCCCCCCGGCACCGACCTCAACCGCGACACCGCCTTCCACTCCCCGCCCGCGCTGACGCAGGCGCACCTGCGCCGCCGCTGAACGGCACCGGACCCGTCCCCGACACCCCGGCGGCCCCGCGCCGCCGGGGTGTGTTCGGCGGCCCCGCGCGCCACGGGCCGGACGGGACGCCGCCTCACCCATACCTCCACGATGCGCACCACGGGACCGGACGGGCACCCACTGTGCCACGCTCCGGCAGGCGGCGACTCGGCGTCCCGCGCCCGACTGGCGCGAGGTTTTCGCCGGATCACCAGGCTCAGCGTGGTGAATCCTCCGCGATAGATCGGTACGCGCGGGTCGGCGTGCAATCCTGCAGAGCCCGGTGCCATCCCCGGGCCGACTCCCACTGGGCGCCGGCCGGCGGATGCGGCGCGAAGAGCCACATGCGCTGGTGCGGGGCGGCCCCGCCGCCGCTGATCGAGGTGCGTGCCGGGGCGGGGAACTCACCGTTCAACTGGTGCCAGGTGTAGTGGAGCGGACCCAGCAGCTCCGTCAGGCGCTCCTCGGTGTCGTGGCCCGGCAGGACCTCGCAGAAGATCCATGGGCGGGACCGGCGCAGTACGTCGACCCCTCCGGCGATGACGTCGGGTTCGGTGGTCTCGGTGTCGATCTTGACGACGGCCGGTGTGGTGCCGGTGCGTTCGCACCAGTGGGACAGCGTATCCACCTGCACCTGTATGCGGCCGGATCCGTTGCGGAAGCCCGCGGCGAGGGAGTTCGAGGCGTCCGATGCGGTGGAGAGCGCGAGTTCGGCGCTGCCGCTGCGGTCGGCCATCGCGAGCTCCTGGACCTCCACGGGAAGCCCGTTGGCGGCGGCGAGACTGCGCGCGGCCGCCGCGACGTGCGGGGTCGGTTCGAAGGCGTAGACGGAGCGGCGGGAGTGCGCGGCGGCGAGCAGCCCGTAGAGCCCCACATTGGCGCCGACGTCCAGGACCGCTCCCGGGTGTGCGTGCTCCAGCGCGGCGAGGAAGCAGGCGAGGGTCTCGGGTTCGAAGCCGGCGAGCCCGTTCGTTTCGAGCTTGCGGGGGACCCAGAGCCTTCGGGGGGTGGAGAAGGTGAGCGTCGCCGGTCCGGTGCCGGGGGCGCCGTCGCGGCGGGGGAGAGCCAGTTCGAAGTCGCGCGTATTCGTCGGCGGCTGCGTCTTCGCCGGTGGCGGTGGCGGTGGCGTCGGCCGCGCGGGCCGAGTTGCTCCCCGGAGGCGGTGGGGGAGGCGGGCGCGGAGACCGCGTGCCGCTCGGCGCACCGTCGGGTGGCGTCGCACGAAACGGCGCAATCGGTTCACGACCACGGGAGACCCCCAGGATTCTGGTGTGTGCCGGGGCGTCCACCGCGGGGAACGGGGGCGCCACTGGAGAACCGTGCCCAGTGTGGCCGGACGCGCTCGGGGCCCTGCCCGAGGCGCGCGACGGGCCCGGTTACATTAACCGACCCGTCATCGGGCGTCCATCCCGCACGGGTGGAGGGCCCGCGGACTGCGGACCAACAAACGCGGATCGTTGCTATGCCTGCACTTAGTGTTATCGGGGTCCGGGTCTCCTTATTTTGACCGGCATGAGCGCGCCGATCCAGCCCCTGTGTACCCGGGGGGTGATCGGCGGGCACCACCTCGCGCTCGCCAACACCTACACCGACGGCGAACCGGTCGGTGCGACCCCGTCGTTCCGGGGCGTCGGTCCGTCCGTCTGGATCGAGATGTCCATGCAGAACGGCGTCGTGCTCGACGGCGTCCACCCGCACGCCGTCTGGCGCGACAAGGACGACGACTACGGCGGCCTGACCTCCTGAGCATGCGCCTACCCGGATTGCTCGTCGCCGCGCTGACGATCGCGGTCGGAAGCGCGGCGGTCCTGCTCGCCGAAGCTCCCGCCGCGGCGCATGTGGTGCCGTCGACGACCATCGAGCTCGACGTCCACGACGACGACATCACCGCGACCGTCACCCCGCCCGCGGACGACCTCGCCACCGCCAGCGGCATCGACGCGACCGGCGGCGGTATCGACGAGGACACCGCGGCGAGCATCACCGACTATCTCGGCGC contains:
- a CDS encoding cupin domain-containing protein, whose translation is MRLAAVDPHSRETMTFDWGSAKWYVQPDTDTPEAGLTFGEVVLNPGRGHDRHNHPDAEEVLYVLSGTGRQMLDDADPFDISAGDVVYVPRGVFHSTVNTGWTPMRLIAVYNPGGAEAALRGLPDFAALPAGAVPRLHRE
- a CDS encoding phosphoenolpyruvate hydrolase family protein, which translates into the protein MNRDHALARLHRVSGAGETVIGAGAGTGLSAKCAEAGGSDLIIIYNSGRYRMAGRGSLAGLMPYGDANAIVVDMAREVLPVVRDTPVLAGVCGTDPFRRMEVFLAELKSLGFAGVQNFPTVGLVDGTFRENLEETGMGFGLEVEMVRQARELDLLTAPYVFDTDQARSMAEAGADVVVAHMGLTTSGTIGARTALTLEESAQRVQEIADAARGASPEVIVLCHGGPIAEPEDAGRVLAETRGVSGFFGASSMERLPTETAMTETMRRFKRLRPAAG
- a CDS encoding Tm-1-like ATP-binding domain-containing protein; translated protein: MAPTVALLGTLDTKGAEYDFLRARIAAAGCTPLLIDCGVFPPAGAVPDIAAAEVARAAGAAVDALREDADRGAAVARMAEGAATTLRGLSERGRVQAALAVGGSGGTAIAAEAMAALPIGTPKLIVSTVASGDTRPYMGARDVAMMYSVVDISGINRFSARILGNAAAAAAGMAGAPVPEPEAAPRPLVGTSMFGVTTPSVTAARENLEHAGFEVLVFHATGTGGQSLEALAADGYLAGIADITTTELADELVGGVMSAGADRLRAAGRLGLPQAVSVGAVDMVNFAAPETVPPGFSDRLFYHHNANVTLMRTTAAECAEIGRRVADRLNGAAGPVSLFLPLGGVSALSVPGGPFYDPGADEALFAALRERVDPARVELHELDTHVNDPRFAAAMTDRLTELLQERHQ
- a CDS encoding helix-turn-helix transcriptional regulator; the encoded protein is MMVRAEAEIGLFLKAHRDALSPEDAGLPDGGSRRRVPGLRREEVARLAGVSVDYYTRIEQGRGGAVSAEVLDVLAGALQLSESERVYLRNVADRRARRPRGAPCSAQAGEEPEMPRQSVRREVRFLIDTMEAVPALVLGRGMDLLAWNRMAERLWPGIGAVPPEELNIARLVFLHPHEAGLHLDPEGMRHDVAAKLRSDSGRCPQDLRLCRVIADLRRDSPRFRELWEAREVREHLHGSHRLGHPAAGELELYFEKMPLPDARDQILLTYTAAPGSVSDERLRLLASAGAAVG
- a CDS encoding aldo/keto reductase; this translates as MQRRILGGTGISVSEFTLGAMMLGAWGNPDHDDSIRMVHTALDAGINIIDTADMYSDGESEEIVGKALKGRRDDVVLATKFHNPMGPDANHRGNSRRWIVRAVEDSLRRLGTEWIDLYQVHRPDPDTDIDETLSALSDLVRAGKVRALGTSAFPATEMVEAQWTADRRGHLRPRSEQPPYSVLARGIESEVLPTAQRYGVGVLTWSPLSAGWLSGKYGGDRGTDPSQAHRSAFLPDMFDVNRPGNAAKLAAVTELAKVASDAGVTLPQLATAFVRRHPAVTSVIIGPRTHDQLTGLLDGADVGLDDDVMDRIDEIVPPGTDLNRDTAFHSPPALTQAHLRRR
- a CDS encoding FkbM family methyltransferase — encoded protein: MRRHPTVRRAARGLRARLPHRLRGATRPARPTPPPPPPAKTQPPTNTRDFELALPRRDGAPGTGPATLTFSTPRRLWVPRKLETNGLAGFEPETLACFLAALEHAHPGAVLDVGANVGLYGLLAAAHSRRSVYAFEPTPHVAAAARSLAAANGLPVEVQELAMADRSGSAELALSTASDASNSLAAGFRNGSGRIQVQVDTLSHWCERTGTTPAVVKIDTETTEPDVIAGGVDVLRRSRPWIFCEVLPGHDTEERLTELLGPLHYTWHQLNGEFPAPARTSISGGGAAPHQRMWLFAPHPPAGAQWESARGWHRALQDCTPTRAYRSIAEDSPR
- a CDS encoding DUF3500 domain-containing protein — its product is MSAPIQPLCTRGVIGGHHLALANTYTDGEPVGATPSFRGVGPSVWIEMSMQNGVVLDGVHPHAVWRDKDDDYGGLTS